In Polyangiaceae bacterium, a single genomic region encodes these proteins:
- a CDS encoding protein kinase, giving the protein MHAANGLVAIHSVGGFHRDIKPENLLLSRTPNGESIVKVADFGLARRPNTVVAPMTASAGGTPGYMAPELSRPGATYSAACDIYSLGVVGIELITAYCSPEALMAIAAPEDFKILLKRMASIWPIVRPSLADVIIELARIIKSTSPSPPPPAMPPASPPPTQSDGGGLLGALLIAGVFIAAGALAAGNKPEYDPTVDRYRGRDGRFKRR; this is encoded by the coding sequence GCAGCAAACGGCCTTGTGGCAATCCACAGCGTCGGAGGGTTCCATCGCGATATCAAACCTGAGAATCTCTTGCTGTCCCGAACTCCCAATGGCGAGAGCATTGTCAAGGTTGCCGACTTTGGTCTGGCGCGTCGACCGAACACCGTAGTGGCCCCAATGACGGCAAGCGCCGGGGGCACACCGGGATATATGGCCCCGGAGTTGAGTCGTCCAGGAGCAACCTACTCCGCCGCATGTGATATCTACTCACTTGGGGTGGTTGGGATTGAGCTCATTACGGCCTACTGCTCACCGGAAGCTTTGATGGCAATCGCAGCACCGGAGGATTTCAAGATCCTGCTCAAGCGCATGGCTTCAATTTGGCCAATCGTGCGACCATCATTGGCGGACGTGATCATCGAGCTAGCGCGCATCATCAAGAGTACAAGTCCATCGCCACCACCTCCTGCAATGCCGCCAGCGTCGCCGCCGCCGACGCAGTCAGATGGTGGAGGTTTACTTGGCGCTCTGCTCATTGCCGGGGTCTTCATAGCGGCCGGTGCGCTCGCGGCCGGAAATAAACCCGAATACGACCCAACCGTGGACCGCTATCGCGGTCGCGACGGACGATTCAAAAGAAGGTAG